In a genomic window of Halostella litorea:
- a CDS encoding DMT family transporter, whose protein sequence is MTRYRNFALFLALAAVWGSAFMAIKAGLAYFPPVLFAAVRYDIAGVLMLAYAAYVVDDPVPRGRGQWALVAVGATLMIAAYHAFLFVGELNTTSAAAAVVVSLSPVLTTGFARLLLPSERLTVAGVVGLLLGLLGVGILVQPDPSNLLAEDAVAKGLVFLAATAFALGSVLTRRIDAELPIETMEAWSMVFGALLMHVVSALLPNESLGAVVWTAESVAALLYLSVVASAAGFLVYFDLLERLGPIEINLVSYVAPVFAALSGWLFLEEVIGVATVVGFLVIFAGFLLIKRRTLVEEFGWLRRSVAER, encoded by the coding sequence GTGACCCGTTACCGGAACTTCGCGCTGTTCCTCGCGCTCGCGGCCGTCTGGGGGTCGGCGTTCATGGCGATCAAGGCCGGGCTGGCGTACTTCCCGCCCGTCCTGTTCGCCGCCGTCCGCTACGACATCGCGGGCGTGTTGATGCTTGCCTACGCGGCCTACGTCGTCGACGACCCCGTGCCGCGCGGCCGCGGGCAGTGGGCGCTGGTCGCCGTCGGGGCGACGCTGATGATCGCCGCGTACCACGCGTTCCTGTTCGTCGGCGAACTGAACACGACCAGCGCGGCGGCGGCCGTCGTCGTCTCGCTGTCGCCCGTGCTGACGACCGGCTTCGCCCGCCTGCTGCTCCCCAGCGAGCGGCTGACGGTGGCCGGCGTCGTCGGCCTCCTGCTCGGCCTGCTCGGCGTCGGCATCCTCGTCCAGCCCGACCCCTCGAACCTGCTGGCCGAGGACGCGGTGGCGAAGGGGCTCGTCTTCCTCGCCGCGACGGCCTTCGCGCTGGGGAGCGTCCTGACGCGGCGCATCGACGCGGAACTCCCCATCGAGACGATGGAGGCGTGGTCGATGGTGTTCGGCGCGCTCCTGATGCACGTCGTCAGCGCCCTGCTCCCCAACGAGTCGCTGGGCGCGGTCGTCTGGACGGCCGAGTCGGTCGCCGCCCTGCTGTACCTCTCGGTCGTCGCGAGCGCCGCCGGGTTCCTGGTGTACTTCGACCTGCTGGAGCGGCTCGGCCCGATAGAGATCAACCTCGTCTCCTACGTCGCGCCCGTGTTCGCCGCCCTCTCGGGGTGGCTGTTCCTGGAGGAGGTGATCGGCGTGGCGACGGTGGTCGGCTTCCTCGTCATCTTCGCCGGCTTCCTGCTGATAAAGCGCCGGACGCTGGTCGAGGAGTTCGGCTGGCTGCGGCGGTCGGTCGCCGAGCGCTGA
- a CDS encoding replication factor C large subunit, giving the protein MADWTEKYRPTTLSEVRGNNKARDELKEWAETWEDHRKAAIVHGSPGVGKTSAAHALANDMGWPVMELNASDSRTGDVVERIAGEASRTGTLTAGESGRRLLILDEADNFHGNADYGGSRAVTNVVKEADQPVVLVANEFYDMSDSLRSACREIEFRDVSSRSIVPVLRDICRQEGVEFEDAALEAIADSTSGDLRSAVNDLQALAEEAERLTEDDVVTGSRDETEGIFDFLDDVIKNLDAQEALYASYDVDETPDDMINWIEDNMPKDYHGDELADAYGFLANADRWLGRVRATQDYSYWRYAGDNMTAGVAAARKESKGGWTRYGPPSYWSKLGRTSGTRKQRDRIAREIAERSGTSIGTARREVLPFLATMTHHCKNRELTVAMAAAYDLDESDVSFVTGSGETTNKVQGIVEDAQALRDEAIEDNAGGAFEGAVRDAAADDPPAADDSDDGTATDDAGEPDDAGDAAEDDGQSGLDDFM; this is encoded by the coding sequence ATGGCTGACTGGACGGAGAAGTACCGCCCGACGACGCTGTCGGAGGTCCGCGGGAACAACAAAGCCCGCGACGAGCTGAAGGAGTGGGCCGAGACGTGGGAGGACCACCGGAAGGCCGCCATCGTCCACGGTAGCCCCGGCGTCGGCAAGACGTCCGCCGCCCACGCGCTGGCCAACGACATGGGGTGGCCGGTGATGGAACTCAACGCCAGCGACAGCCGCACGGGCGACGTGGTCGAGCGGATCGCCGGCGAGGCATCGCGGACCGGCACGCTCACCGCCGGCGAGTCCGGCCGCCGCCTGCTCATCCTCGACGAGGCGGACAACTTCCACGGCAACGCCGACTACGGCGGCTCCCGCGCGGTCACGAACGTCGTGAAGGAGGCCGACCAGCCGGTCGTCCTCGTCGCGAACGAGTTCTACGACATGAGCGACAGCCTCCGGAGCGCGTGCCGGGAGATCGAGTTCCGCGACGTCTCCTCGCGCTCCATCGTCCCGGTCCTCCGGGACATCTGCCGGCAGGAGGGCGTGGAGTTCGAGGACGCCGCGCTGGAGGCCATCGCCGACAGCACCAGCGGCGACCTGCGCTCGGCGGTCAACGACCTGCAGGCGCTGGCCGAGGAGGCCGAGCGGCTCACCGAGGACGACGTCGTCACCGGCTCCCGCGACGAGACGGAGGGCATCTTCGACTTCCTCGACGACGTGATCAAGAACCTCGACGCCCAGGAGGCGCTGTACGCCTCATACGACGTCGACGAGACGCCCGACGACATGATAAACTGGATCGAGGACAACATGCCGAAGGACTACCATGGCGACGAACTCGCCGACGCCTACGGCTTCCTCGCCAACGCCGACCGCTGGCTCGGCCGCGTGCGGGCGACGCAGGACTACTCCTACTGGCGCTACGCGGGCGACAACATGACCGCCGGCGTCGCGGCCGCCCGAAAGGAGAGCAAGGGCGGGTGGACGCGCTACGGCCCGCCGAGCTACTGGTCGAAGCTCGGGCGCACGAGCGGGACGCGCAAGCAGCGCGACCGGATCGCCCGCGAGATAGCCGAACGCTCCGGGACGAGCATCGGCACCGCCCGCCGCGAGGTCCTTCCCTTCCTCGCGACGATGACTCACCACTGCAAGAACCGCGAACTCACCGTCGCGATGGCCGCCGCCTACGATCTGGACGAGAGCGACGTCTCCTTCGTCACCGGGAGCGGCGAGACGACGAACAAGGTTCAGGGGATCGTCGAGGACGCGCAGGCGCTGCGCGACGAGGCGATCGAGGACAACGCGGGCGGCGCGTTCGAGGGCGCGGTCCGGGACGCCGCGGCGGACGACCCGCCCGCGGCCGACGACTCCGACGACGGAACCGCGACGGACGACGCCGGCGAACCCGACGACGCGGGCGACGCCGCCGAGGACGACGGCCAGTCCGGCCTCGACGACTTCATGTGA
- a CDS encoding ribonuclease H family protein, whose protein sequence is MAVYGRPALRDLFDESPTPHIAHPPETHHRDFYVATDGSFRAAGSGGLGVVIETRDGTKVTRLSVPDGVPDNNVAEYRALHLGLDVLAARAPPDARVGVLLDHDQLAENVNAAVLAAGHPDHEPPRPYSVPAASANHWRGIRARLARFDEVRAARLRSRENPAHPLANSPDSYAHVNREAPRCVLPETPDPEPAGDGQFPPPSRADRHANEASD, encoded by the coding sequence ATGGCCGTTTATGGCCGACCCGCGTTACGGGACCTCTTCGACGAGTCGCCGACGCCCCACATCGCACATCCCCCCGAGACCCATCACCGCGACTTCTACGTCGCCACGGACGGCTCCTTCCGAGCCGCGGGGTCGGGCGGGCTGGGCGTCGTCATCGAGACTCGCGACGGGACGAAAGTGACGCGGCTCTCCGTGCCGGACGGCGTGCCGGACAACAACGTGGCCGAGTACCGCGCGCTCCACCTCGGGCTGGACGTGCTGGCGGCCCGCGCCCCGCCGGACGCCCGCGTCGGCGTCCTCCTCGACCACGACCAGCTCGCCGAGAACGTCAACGCCGCGGTGCTCGCGGCCGGCCACCCCGACCACGAGCCGCCGCGACCCTACTCGGTGCCGGCGGCGAGCGCAAACCACTGGCGCGGCATCCGCGCCCGACTCGCCCGGTTCGACGAGGTCCGGGCCGCGCGCCTCCGCAGCCGCGAGAACCCGGCTCACCCGCTCGCCAACTCGCCCGACAGCTACGCCCACGTCAACCGCGAGGCCCCGCGCTGTGTCCTCCCGGAGACGCCCGACCCCGAGCCGGCGGGCGACGGCCAGTTCCCGCCGCCGTCGCGGGCCGACCGCCACGCGAACGAAGCCTCGGACTAG
- a CDS encoding CARDB domain-containing protein, with amino-acid sequence MPGPSPPDPADEDVDAGEDPYSALRDPTVLVLLVIVVGAVLAMVVGLGGPAVVGGNDSGPVFPIPEWFDDDGGGGDGASTVDLRIDANRSAVRPGDAVGFTVARADGGTVDGATVSVAGETYPVTDGAVAVRFDAAGEYTATASATGGDNVTFADAETTVAVERYVTNLSLSANATDATAGDAVRFTVTDGSDPIDATLRVDGTRYETEGGSAVVTFPEAGEFTATVRKDRTPTRRYERDAVDVDVRRRTAGLAVALNDSDPVAHEPFRVRVTRNDTGEPAPATVGVGGEPYDAGSNGLVNVTVDRIGDLDLTATAPDTPAVTFRPVNRTVTVDRRPVSLSLAANRSGVDKGEAIEFALRRSDTGAAVNGTLAVDGAAVPTDANGTAVVPFDDPGQFLVEGHRPDTATETFNRGSVLVTVRGSNYSLSAFDAPDEVTAGERVTVTLNVTNDGNEPGGEWLAYRFDGQQLDREYVALDPSESETVAFEATVPEDVEPGEYRHAVVAEDGTVDRPVVVTAANETASIAPLPAQIAL; translated from the coding sequence GTGCCGGGACCATCGCCACCCGACCCCGCGGACGAAGACGTCGACGCGGGCGAGGACCCGTACAGCGCCCTCCGTGACCCGACGGTCCTCGTGTTGCTCGTCATCGTCGTCGGGGCGGTCCTCGCGATGGTCGTCGGCCTCGGCGGGCCGGCGGTCGTCGGCGGCAACGACTCGGGCCCCGTCTTCCCGATCCCCGAGTGGTTCGACGACGACGGCGGCGGCGGCGACGGCGCGTCGACCGTCGACCTCCGGATCGACGCCAACCGGAGCGCGGTCCGGCCCGGCGACGCCGTCGGCTTCACGGTCGCCAGAGCGGACGGGGGCACCGTCGACGGCGCGACCGTGAGCGTCGCCGGCGAGACGTATCCGGTCACCGACGGGGCGGTCGCGGTGCGGTTCGACGCCGCCGGCGAGTACACCGCCACGGCGTCGGCGACCGGCGGCGACAACGTCACGTTCGCGGACGCGGAGACGACCGTCGCCGTCGAGCGGTACGTGACGAACCTCTCGCTGTCGGCGAACGCGACCGACGCGACCGCCGGGGACGCCGTCCGCTTCACCGTCACCGACGGGTCCGACCCGATCGACGCGACGCTTCGCGTCGACGGGACCCGGTACGAGACCGAGGGCGGGTCGGCGGTCGTCACCTTCCCGGAGGCGGGCGAGTTCACGGCGACCGTCCGGAAGGATCGGACGCCGACCCGCCGGTACGAGCGCGACGCGGTCGACGTCGACGTCCGCCGCCGGACCGCCGGCCTCGCGGTCGCCCTGAACGACTCCGACCCCGTCGCCCACGAGCCGTTCCGGGTCCGGGTGACGCGAAACGACACCGGGGAGCCGGCCCCGGCGACTGTCGGGGTCGGCGGCGAGCCGTACGACGCCGGATCGAACGGGCTCGTCAACGTCACCGTCGACCGGATCGGCGACCTCGACCTGACGGCGACGGCCCCCGACACGCCGGCGGTCACGTTCAGGCCCGTCAACCGGACCGTGACCGTCGACCGCCGGCCGGTTTCGCTGTCGCTCGCGGCCAACCGGAGCGGGGTCGACAAGGGCGAGGCGATCGAGTTCGCCCTGAGGCGTTCGGACACCGGAGCGGCCGTCAACGGGACGCTGGCCGTCGACGGGGCCGCCGTGCCGACGGACGCGAACGGCACCGCGGTCGTGCCGTTCGACGACCCGGGACAGTTCCTCGTGGAGGGTCACCGGCCGGACACGGCCACCGAGACGTTCAACCGTGGGAGCGTCCTCGTCACCGTCCGCGGGTCGAACTACTCGCTGTCGGCGTTCGACGCGCCCGACGAAGTGACCGCCGGCGAGCGGGTGACGGTCACGCTGAACGTGACGAACGACGGCAACGAACCCGGCGGCGAGTGGCTGGCGTACCGCTTCGACGGCCAGCAACTCGACCGGGAGTACGTCGCCCTCGACCCCAGCGAGTCCGAGACCGTCGCGTTCGAGGCGACCGTGCCCGAGGACGTCGAACCGGGCGAGTACCGCCACGCCGTCGTCGCCGAGGACGGCACGGTCGACCGGCCGGTCGTCGTGACGGCGGCGAACGAAACGGCGTCGATCGCACCGTTACCGGCACAGATCGCGTTGTAA
- a CDS encoding NADP-dependent malic enzyme has product MGLDEDSLEYHREEPPGKIEISTTKPTNTQRDLSLAYSPGVAAPCRAINDDAEDAYSYTAKGNLVGVVSNGSAVLGLGDIGAQASKPVMEGKGVLFKRFADIDVFDVELDEDDPEAFVDTVVSMEPTFGGINLEDIAAPDCFTIEERLREELSIPVFHDDQHGTAIISGAALLNAADIAGKDLSDLDIVFSGAGASAIATARFYVSLGARKENITMCDSSGIITEDRARDGDVNEYKQEFARDVPEGDLSDAMEGADVFVGLSIGGIVDQEMVRSMGDDPIIFAMANPDPEITYEDAKSARDDHVIMATGRSDYPNQVNNVLGFPFIFRGALDVRATEINEAMKVAAAEALAELARQDVPDAVVKAYGDQPLQFGPDYIIPKPLDPRVLFEVAPAVAQAAMDSGAARSELDTESYVETLEARLGKSREMMRVVINKAKSDPKRVALADGDDEKMIRAAYQIQDQGIAEPVLLGNEDSIRTTTRRLGLDFDPEVADPSDGDYEGYADRLYEIRQRKGITETEAGELVRGDTNYFGSVMVEQGDADALLTGLTHHYPSALRPPLQVIGTAEDADYAAGVYMLTFKNRVVFCADATVNQNPDEDVLAEVTKHTAELARRFNVEPRAAMLSYSNFGSVDNEGTRKPRAAARRLREDSSVDFPVDGEMQADTAVVEDILEGTYEFSDLDDPANVLVFPNLEAGNIGYKLLQRLGGAEAIGPMLVGMDEPVHVLQRGDEVKDIVNLAGVAVVDAQQEE; this is encoded by the coding sequence ATGGGACTCGACGAGGACTCACTGGAGTATCACCGGGAGGAGCCGCCCGGGAAGATAGAGATATCGACGACGAAGCCGACGAACACACAGCGCGACCTGAGCCTGGCGTACTCGCCCGGCGTCGCCGCGCCGTGCCGGGCGATCAACGACGACGCCGAGGACGCGTACAGCTACACGGCGAAGGGGAACCTCGTCGGGGTCGTGTCGAACGGCTCGGCGGTGCTGGGGCTGGGCGACATCGGCGCGCAGGCGTCGAAGCCGGTGATGGAGGGGAAGGGGGTGCTGTTCAAGCGCTTCGCCGACATCGACGTGTTCGACGTCGAACTGGACGAGGACGACCCCGAGGCGTTCGTCGACACCGTCGTCAGCATGGAGCCGACGTTCGGGGGGATCAACCTGGAGGACATCGCCGCCCCGGACTGCTTCACCATCGAGGAGCGGCTCCGCGAGGAGCTGTCGATCCCCGTGTTCCACGACGACCAGCACGGCACGGCGATCATCTCGGGCGCGGCGCTGCTCAACGCCGCCGACATCGCCGGCAAGGACCTATCCGACCTCGACATCGTCTTCTCGGGGGCCGGCGCGAGCGCCATCGCGACCGCCCGCTTCTACGTCTCGCTGGGCGCGCGCAAGGAGAACATCACGATGTGTGACTCCTCGGGGATCATCACCGAGGACCGCGCCCGCGACGGCGACGTCAACGAGTACAAACAGGAGTTCGCCCGCGACGTGCCGGAGGGCGACCTCTCCGACGCGATGGAAGGGGCCGACGTGTTCGTCGGCCTCTCGATCGGCGGCATCGTCGACCAGGAGATGGTCCGCTCGATGGGCGACGACCCGATCATCTTCGCGATGGCCAACCCGGACCCCGAGATCACCTACGAGGACGCGAAATCGGCCCGGGACGACCACGTCATCATGGCGACGGGGCGGTCGGACTACCCCAACCAGGTCAACAACGTCCTCGGGTTCCCGTTCATCTTCCGCGGGGCGCTGGACGTCCGCGCCACCGAGATTAACGAGGCCATGAAGGTCGCCGCGGCGGAGGCGCTGGCGGAACTCGCCCGCCAGGACGTCCCCGACGCCGTCGTCAAAGCCTACGGCGACCAGCCCCTCCAGTTCGGCCCCGACTACATCATCCCCAAGCCGCTGGACCCCCGCGTCCTCTTCGAGGTCGCGCCCGCCGTCGCGCAGGCCGCGATGGACTCCGGCGCGGCCCGCTCGGAGCTGGACACCGAGTCCTACGTCGAGACGCTGGAGGCCCGCCTCGGCAAGTCCCGCGAGATGATGCGGGTCGTCATCAACAAGGCCAAGTCCGACCCCAAGCGCGTCGCGCTGGCCGACGGCGACGACGAGAAGATGATCCGCGCGGCCTACCAGATCCAGGACCAGGGGATCGCGGAGCCGGTCCTGCTGGGCAACGAGGACAGCATCCGGACGACGACGCGCCGCCTCGGCCTCGACTTCGACCCGGAAGTCGCCGACCCGAGCGACGGCGACTACGAGGGGTACGCCGACCGGCTCTACGAGATCCGCCAGCGCAAGGGGATCACGGAGACGGAGGCGGGCGAACTGGTCCGGGGCGACACCAACTACTTCGGCAGCGTGATGGTCGAGCAGGGCGACGCCGACGCGCTGCTGACGGGGCTGACCCACCACTACCCGTCGGCCCTGCGGCCGCCGCTGCAGGTGATCGGCACCGCCGAGGACGCCGACTACGCCGCCGGCGTCTACATGCTGACGTTCAAGAACCGCGTCGTGTTCTGCGCCGACGCCACCGTCAACCAGAACCCCGACGAGGACGTGCTGGCCGAGGTGACGAAACACACCGCGGAGCTGGCCCGGCGGTTCAACGTCGAGCCGCGCGCGGCGATGCTGTCGTACTCCAACTTCGGCAGCGTCGACAACGAGGGGACGCGAAAGCCCCGGGCGGCCGCCCGACGGCTCCGCGAGGACTCCTCGGTTGACTTCCCGGTCGACGGCGAGATGCAGGCCGACACCGCCGTCGTCGAGGACATCCTCGAGGGCACCTACGAGTTCTCGGACCTCGACGACCCGGCGAACGTGCTGGTGTTCCCGAACCTCGAAGCGGGCAACATCGGCTACAAACTGCTCCAGCGCCTCGGCGGCGCGGAGGCCATCGGCCCGATGCTCGTCGGCATGGACGAGCCGGTCCACGTCCTCCAGCGCGGCGACGAGGTCAAGGACATCGTCAACCTGGCGGGCGTCGCGGTCGTCGACGCACAGCAGGAGGAGTAA
- a CDS encoding PIN domain-containing protein has product MYAETDFLLALVKDEDWLGDAAESVYRDHRDELWTSQFTLIELLLVAYREDRDAERVVTNAAELVEVRGDVDTVVAAATYVEDHDFTPFDALHLVESDGDTVVSSDGAYEGFAPRLDLTDGVED; this is encoded by the coding sequence ATGTACGCGGAGACGGACTTCCTCCTCGCGCTCGTCAAGGACGAGGACTGGCTCGGCGACGCGGCCGAAAGCGTCTATCGTGACCACCGGGACGAGCTCTGGACGTCCCAGTTCACCCTCATCGAACTCCTGTTGGTCGCCTACCGCGAGGACCGGGACGCGGAACGCGTCGTCACGAACGCCGCCGAACTCGTCGAGGTTCGCGGCGACGTCGACACGGTCGTCGCGGCGGCGACCTACGTCGAAGACCACGACTTCACCCCGTTCGACGCGCTCCACCTAGTGGAGTCGGATGGTGACACCGTCGTTTCCAGCGACGGAGCGTACGAGGGGTTCGCTCCGAGGCTGGACCTGACGGACGGGGTCGAGGACTGA
- a CDS encoding GNAT family N-acetyltransferase, translating to MPGPAFATGDTVSLHPVEEEDYEFVQRGRNDPSTRVPLTDTTIRTRDDVAEMFEDREYHFLACVDGDPVGVVAFAYVQEDSGFGSLMYWVAPEHRGEGYVTEATSLFLDYAFGECGFHRVGARVLVTNEASTAALESLGFEREGRLRDTCRLDGEWVDSYQYSLLAPEWLE from the coding sequence ATGCCAGGACCAGCGTTCGCGACCGGCGACACGGTCTCCCTCCACCCGGTCGAGGAGGAGGACTACGAGTTCGTCCAGCGCGGCCGGAACGACCCGAGCACGCGGGTGCCGCTGACCGACACGACCATCCGCACGCGCGACGACGTCGCGGAGATGTTCGAGGACAGGGAGTACCACTTCCTCGCCTGCGTCGACGGCGATCCGGTCGGCGTCGTCGCGTTCGCGTACGTACAGGAGGACAGCGGCTTCGGGAGCCTGATGTACTGGGTCGCCCCGGAGCACCGGGGCGAGGGGTACGTCACGGAGGCGACTTCGCTGTTTCTCGACTACGCCTTCGGGGAGTGTGGCTTCCACAGGGTCGGCGCCCGCGTCCTCGTCACGAACGAGGCGTCGACCGCCGCCCTCGAATCGCTCGGCTTCGAGCGCGAGGGGCGGCTCCGCGACACCTGCCGCCTCGACGGCGAGTGGGTCGACTCCTACCAGTACAGCCTGCTCGCGCCCGAGTGGCTGGAGTAG
- a CDS encoding COX15/CtaA family protein, which yields MSLATSGADGDATAGSGGDDRFRGLAVATAITTFLLILIGIYTASAGFGLTCETRWPLCDGAVFGLFPANWGSFVEWFHRLVAMTAGFMILGLAASAWRGGRPRRVRYATALATLVLPSQIILGALTVTEYELLILAAHFTTALLIFLPLVAVAAWAVDGASDAADRLGWYAGVPPVLLAAAIAVAAWTLPDGSVAERVGLVAGTALPLGVASLASGPAVRALAARSRPSRARTATGGALVLLVAGVALTPGLLAATLSGTIAYYAASLAALAALLAAGLWVADADADGSLRTVRLGAFAAAGLLAVQLVVSRVLFSVDTTTVLAVLNVVVLGVAVAVYRLSARLDGSGASAGRAAGGD from the coding sequence ATGTCCCTCGCAACCTCCGGTGCAGACGGCGACGCCACCGCCGGGTCGGGCGGCGACGACCGCTTCCGGGGCCTCGCCGTCGCGACGGCGATCACCACGTTCCTGCTGATCCTGATCGGCATCTACACCGCGTCCGCCGGCTTCGGCCTCACCTGCGAGACGCGCTGGCCGCTCTGTGACGGCGCGGTGTTCGGGCTGTTCCCGGCGAACTGGGGCAGCTTCGTCGAGTGGTTCCACCGCCTCGTGGCGATGACCGCCGGCTTCATGATCCTCGGGCTGGCCGCGTCGGCCTGGCGCGGCGGCCGCCCGCGCCGGGTGCGATACGCGACGGCGCTTGCCACGCTCGTCCTCCCGAGCCAGATAATCCTCGGCGCGCTGACCGTGACGGAGTACGAACTGCTGATCCTCGCCGCGCACTTCACGACCGCCCTGCTCATCTTCCTCCCGCTCGTCGCCGTCGCCGCCTGGGCCGTCGACGGGGCGAGCGACGCGGCCGACCGCCTGGGCTGGTACGCCGGCGTCCCGCCGGTGCTCCTCGCGGCCGCCATCGCCGTCGCGGCCTGGACGCTCCCCGACGGCTCCGTCGCCGAGCGTGTCGGCCTCGTCGCCGGCACCGCGCTGCCGCTTGGCGTCGCCTCGCTCGCGTCGGGGCCGGCGGTGCGGGCGCTCGCCGCCCGGAGCCGCCCGTCCCGGGCGCGCACGGCGACCGGCGGCGCGCTCGTCCTCCTCGTCGCCGGTGTCGCGCTCACGCCCGGCCTCCTCGCCGCGACGCTGTCCGGCACCATCGCCTACTACGCCGCGTCGTTGGCCGCGCTCGCCGCGCTGCTGGCCGCCGGGCTCTGGGTCGCGGACGCGGACGCCGACGGCTCGCTCCGGACGGTCCGGCTCGGGGCGTTCGCCGCGGCCGGGCTCCTCGCGGTCCAGTTGGTCGTCAGCCGCGTCCTGTTCTCCGTGGACACGACGACGGTGCTCGCCGTGCTCAACGTCGTCGTGCTCGGCGTCGCCGTCGCCGTCTACCGGCTGAGCGCCCGGCTCGACGGCTCCGGGGCGTCGGCCGGGCGTGCCGCGGGCGGCGACTGA
- a CDS encoding M24 family metallopeptidase, which yields MRGARLDEYLTANDLESVWFARPNGFAWLTGGSNVVDREGDVGVAAAGYDGDGVTVVTDNIEAPRLAAEELDDGVDVVETDWYADSLAAGVKAHADEPAAADFDVPGFEAVDASALRQPLTDDDVENYRELGQTAAAAVEAVCDELQPDDTEHEVASALRVALSARGIEAPVVLVGGAERAQRYRHYTPKGEPLGDYALLSVTAERDGLHASLTRTVAFDPPEWLADRHDAAMTVEATALAATREAAANGDDAGTVFEAVQDAYAAVGYEGEWRRHHQGGAAGFDGREWIATPDSDAPVTTPMGYAWNPTVQGAKSEDTVLVTEDGFETLTRTGRWPTEEVEAVDRDATVERHALRTP from the coding sequence ATGAGAGGGGCGCGACTCGACGAGTACCTGACAGCGAACGACCTCGAATCAGTCTGGTTCGCGCGGCCGAACGGGTTCGCGTGGCTCACCGGCGGCTCGAACGTCGTCGACCGGGAGGGCGACGTGGGTGTCGCGGCGGCGGGCTACGACGGCGACGGCGTGACGGTCGTCACGGACAACATCGAAGCGCCGCGGCTCGCCGCGGAGGAACTCGACGACGGGGTCGACGTGGTCGAGACCGACTGGTACGCCGACTCGCTGGCGGCCGGCGTGAAGGCCCACGCCGACGAGCCGGCCGCCGCGGACTTCGACGTGCCCGGGTTCGAGGCGGTCGACGCGTCCGCGCTCCGGCAGCCGCTGACCGACGACGACGTGGAGAACTACCGCGAACTCGGGCAGACGGCGGCCGCCGCGGTGGAGGCGGTGTGCGACGAGCTCCAGCCGGACGACACCGAACACGAGGTCGCCTCCGCCCTGCGCGTCGCGCTGTCGGCCCGGGGCATCGAGGCCCCGGTGGTCCTCGTCGGCGGCGCGGAGCGCGCCCAGCGGTACCGCCACTACACGCCGAAGGGGGAGCCGCTCGGCGACTACGCGCTGCTGTCGGTCACCGCGGAGCGCGACGGGCTCCACGCCAGCCTCACCCGGACGGTCGCGTTCGACCCGCCGGAGTGGCTGGCGGACCGCCACGACGCAGCGATGACCGTCGAGGCGACGGCGCTGGCGGCGACGCGGGAGGCGGCGGCGAACGGCGACGATGCCGGCACCGTGTTCGAGGCGGTGCAGGACGCGTACGCCGCCGTCGGCTACGAGGGCGAATGGCGCAGGCACCACCAGGGCGGCGCGGCGGGCTTCGACGGCCGCGAGTGGATCGCCACGCCCGACAGCGACGCCCCCGTCACGACGCCGATGGGCTACGCTTGGAACCCGACCGTGCAGGGCGCGAAAAGCGAGGACACGGTGCTGGTCACCGAGGACGGGTTCGAGACGCTCACCCGGACCGGCCGGTGGCCGACCGAGGAGGTCGAGGCGGTCGACCGCGACGCGACGGTGGAACGCCACGCCCTCCGCACGCCCTGA